Sequence from the Pyxidicoccus xibeiensis genome:
GCGCGGCCTCCACGGCCTTCGCTCCCTTCGTGGGCTTGCGGACGGGCGCGTCGTCCTCCGCGGGAGGAGGCTCGGGCTCGTCGGGGATGTCCTCGATGGGCTGATCCCTCGGGTCGAAGGACTCGTCCCGCAGGTCGGGCTCGATGGCGCCCGGATCCACCTCCTGGAGGCGGGAGGGCGCTTCGAGCTGGGCGGACGCGCCGCTCGGAGCCAGCAGCAGGAGGCCACACAGGAGCAGGGCGGGGAGCGGGAAGCGGATCATCCAGGGCGCGGATGATAGGCGACCCGAGCCGAACCACGAAAGCGAACGCCACCGGCCCCCGTTTGGCGGCCAGGCCGGGTGCCACGCATGTTACAGGGGCGCGCGTCGCGGGCGACGGCCCGCGTGGAGGTGGACACGGATGGGGACCCCCGGGGCGGAGCTGGAGCGGCTGGTGGACATCATGCGGCGGCTGCGCGCCGAAGGCGGCTGCCCGTGGGACCGGGAGCAGGACCTGCGCTCGCTGCGCCCCTACCTCCTCGAGGAGGCATTCGAGGTCCTGGAGGAGATGGACCGCGTGGGCTACGGCGGCCCCCTGCGCCCGCTCTGCGAGGAGCTGGGGGACCTGCTCTTCCAGATTGTCTTCCATGCGCAGCTGGGCGCGGAGGTCGGCGAGTTCACGATGGCCGACGTCGCGAAGTCCATCAGCGACAAGCTCGTCAGCCGGCACCCGCACGTCTTCGGCGACCTGCGCGGCGTGGAGGGCGCCGAGCAGGTGCTGGCCAACTGGGCGAAGCTCAAGGCCGAGGAGAAGAAGCGCAAGACGGGCAGCGAGGGCTCCGTGCTGGACGGCGTCCCTGTCGCCGCGCCCGCGCTGATGCGCGCCGAGCGCCTCACCGAGAAGGCCAGCCGCATCGGCTTCGACTGGCCGGACCTGGCCGGCGTGCGCGGCAAGCTGGCGGAGGAGCTGGACGAGCTGGACGAGGCCATCGCCTCCGGAGAGCGGGACGCCATCGAGCACGAGCTGGGGGACGTCCTGTTCTCCCTGGCCAACCTGGCGCGGTTCATCAAGGCCCCCGCCGAGGACGCGCTGCGGATGGCCATCCGCCGCTTCACCACCCGCTTCCAGCACATCGAGTCCGAGCTGCGCGCGGAGGGCGTCCCCTTCGGCGAGGCCACCCTGGCGCACATGGAGCGCCACTGGCAGGCCGCCAAGGTGAAGGAGAAGGCCCTGCCCCCGCCCGCCCGGCTGCCCCGCGCCGCCATCACCACCGTGCGCCTGCGCGTGGCGGACCTGCCCGCCCAGCGGGCCTTCTGGGACACGGTGGCCCCCCGGCTGGGCTGGAGCACCGGGCGCGGCGGCGCGGAGGAGGCCGTGTATGGAGATGGCGTCCTGCGCGTCGTCTTCCAGCGGGGAGAGGCCCCGTCCACCGGCACCGCGCTGATCCTGGAAGCCCCCTCCGCCCGGGCCGTGGAGCGGCTCAGGGCCGCCCTGGAGGAGACGCGCCCCGGAAGCGTGCTACAAGCCCGGGAGGGACGCCTGGACTTCCGGGACCCCGCCGGGCTGGTGTGGGAATACACGACCTCCGCTGGATGATTCTCCCGCGTAGGTGTCCTGGGGCGTCTCCGGAGTCCGGAAAACCCGGCCGGACACGCACACCCGTCTTGACGCCCGTGAGGCGTCGCAGTAAGGACGGCCCCTCTTTTTAGCCTGCCTTTCAGCTGGAGATTTCTCTTGGCCAACACCAAGTCCGCAGAGAAGCGTCACCGTCAGTCCCTCAAGCGCCGCGCGCGCAACGTCACCGTCCGCGGCGAGGTGAAGACCGCGGTGAAGTCCGCCCGCGAGGCGCTCACCACCAAGGCCGGGAACACGGCGGACGCGCTCAAGGCGGCCTCCAAGGCGCTGAACAAGGCGGCCTCCAAGGGCGTGCTGCACAAGCGCACCGCCTCGCGCCGCATCTCCCGCCTCGCCAAGGCCGCCACGAAGGCCGCCCGGGCTTAAGTCGCACGCAGCACCGGAGTCACCGCCCGGTGACTCCGTGATGTCCGAGCAGGCTACCGGGAGGAGGCCGCGGTCTCCTCACCAGGTACTGGCCAGCCGGTCGTACCCGTCGCGCATCAGCAGCTCCGCCAGGCGGTCCAGCGCGGCCTGCTTGTTGGCCTCGGCCTCCAGGATGTCCCCGCTCCCCAGCAGGTAGTCCTCCGAGCCGCCGACGACGGTCTCCCTGAGAATCTGGCCGTCCTTGACGAGGCGCAGCCGCGCCTGCGCGGCGATGCGGAAGTAGTTGCCGGCGATGGTGGGCGAGTTGCCAATCCAGAGCACCGTGCCCTCCAGGCGCGCGTCGCACGCCCCCGTGCCCGACAGCCGCCCCACCCGCGTCAGCTCCTGGCGCAGGAAGCGCGTGAAGAGCGTCTCCAGCGTGGGCTCCGCCGTCTCGTTGCCGAAGATGGGCGCGCAGACGCTGTTGATGCCCTCCGGCAGGCCCGCGTCCTTGGGCACGAAGCGGTAGCCACAGCCCGCGCCGGCGGCCACGCAGGCCCCCCACGCTCCCAGCACCCAACCCGACCAGAGGCGCCGGGACTCCGGCCCGAAGGGACGCGACATGCGCGGCACCCTACCCGGCCCGCCCTGTCCGTCAAGCGCGAGGGCCGTCACCCGGGCCCGGAGGCGGCAGCGGAGGTGGCGCCGTCCGCCGCGCCCCCGCCTCCCGCACCGGCACCCCGCGCGCCCGCACCACCCCGGCCAGCGTGTCCCAGGCGGCCAGCAGCCGCGCGTCCCGCTCCGAGCCCCGGCGCGCCAGCCCCAGCGGCCAGCGCACCCGGCCGGGCTCGGACGTCTCCAGGACGAGCACGTGCGAGCGACACACCACCGCCAGCAGCACGCCCAGCGCCGCGACGCCGAAGGCCACCGCCTTCAGCGCGGGGGCCCGGGCCACGAAGCCCAGCACCGCGAAGGCCGCCAGCAGGAGCGCCTCCCGGAAGAAGCGCGTCTCCAGCTCCAGCCCGCGCAAGCTCCCCAGGTCCACCACCTGCGGGGCCCCCGAAGGCGTGGCGCGGTAGGACAGCCGCTCCCCCTCGCCGGACAGGGCACGCCCGCCGCCCAGGTCCGCGGCGAGGAACGGCGCCCGGGGCGAGGGCTCCGCGGGCATGGGCGCGTCCGGCAGCGCCCCCCCACAGGCGATGCAGCGCGAGCCGCCCGCCGGCTGGGGCCGCCCGCACGCACTGCACATGACGAGGACTTCTACCGGCACTCGGGCTCCTTCAGCCGACGACGAAGTTCACCAGCCGCTTGGGGACGAAGACGAACTTGCGCACCGTCTTCCCCGCCAGGGCCGCCTGCACCTTCTCGTCCGCCTCCGCGGCGGCGCGCACGTCCGCCTCCGCCGCGTCCGCCGCCACGCGGACTTCCGCGCGCAGCTTGCCGTTCACCTGCACGGCGTAGGGAATGACGTCGTCCACCACCAGCGCCGGGTCGAAGTCCGGCCACGGCTCCGAGACAGTGAGCGACTGGCCGCCGTAGGCCTCCGCCAGCTCGTCCGCGATGTGCGGCGCGAAGGGCGTGAGCACCACCGCGAGCAGCCGGACGGCCTCCGCCATGGCCGCCTTCTCCGCGGGCGTCTCCGGGGTGCCCACCGCGTAGAGCGCGTTGACGCACTCCATGATGCCGGCGATGGCGGTGTTGAAGGACAGGCGCTCAATCGCCTCCCCCACCCGCTTCAGGCACTTGTGCGCGGCGCGGCGCGTCTCCAGCGCCTTGCCCTCGTAGGGGCCGGCGTGCGTGGCCCCGGCGACGGCGGCATGGTGCGTGGAGGCCAGCGTCCAGACGCGCTTGAGGAAGCGGAAGACGCCCTCCACCTGGTCGTCGGACCAGTCGAAGTCGCGCTCCGGCGGGCCGGCGAAGAGGACGTACGCGCGCGCGGTGTCCGCGCCGTACTTCTGGACGATGGAGGCGGGCGCCACCACGTTGCCCCAGCGCTTGGACATCTTCCGGCCGTCCGGGCCGTTGACGATGCCCTGCGTAATCAGGCGCGTGACGGGCTCGTCCACCGGGCTCAGGCCGAGCAGCTTCATCACCCGGGTCCAGAACCGGAAGTAGAGCAGGTGCATCACCGCGTGCTCGGGGCCGCCCACGTAGATGTCCACCGGGAGGAAGCGCTGGGCCTCCTTCGGGTCGATGGGCGCGGCGTCGTAGCGCGGCGACAGGTAGCGCGCGAAGTACCAGCAGGAGTCGACGAAGGTGTCCATCGTCTCCGCCTCGCGCCGGGCGGGCCCGCCGCACTTCGGGCAGGTGGTGTTCACCCACGAGGCCACCTTGGCCAGCGGCGGCTCTCCCTTGCCGGTGAGCACCGCCTGGGTGTCGATCTCCGGCAGGCGCACGGGCAGCTGGTCCACCGGTACGGGGATGCCGTGGCGCTGGGGGTCGCACTTCTCGCAGTAGACGATGGGGATGGGCGTGCCCCAGTAGCGCTGGCGGCTGAAGCCCCAGTCCTTCTGGCGGTACGTCACCGTGGCGCGGCCCCGGCCGTCCTTCTCCAGCTTCGCGGCCATGGCGGGCCGCGCGGCCTCGGAGGTCATCCCGGTGTACTCGCCCGAGTCCACCAGCACGCCGTACTCCGTGTACGCCGCCTCCAGCTTCGCGCCCTCGGGGAGCTTGTCGCCCGTGGCCGGCTGGACGACGACCTGGATGGGCAGGGCGTACTTGCGCGCGAAGGCGAAGTCGCGCTCGTCGTGCGCGGGCACGCTCATCACCGCGCCGGTGCCGTAGTCGCTCACCACGAAGTTGGCGATCCAGATGGGCACGGGCTGGCCGGTGAACGGATTCACCGCGTGGGCCCCGGTGAAGACGCCCTCCTTCTCCGCGTCCTCGCCCAGGCGCTCCGTCTTGGACTGGGCGGCCATCCGCTTGGAGAAGGCCTCCACGTCCGCGCGGCGCTCGGGCGTCGTCACCTGGGCCACCAGCTTGTGGTCCGGCGCGAGCACCACGTAGGTGCAGCCGAAAATCGTGTCGATGCGGGTGGTGAACACGCGCAGCGAGGCGTCATGCCCCTGCACGCGGAAGTCGGCCTCGGCACCGTCCGAGCGGCCAATCCAGTTGCGCTGCATGGAGGTGATGCGGTCCGGCCACTCCTTCAGCGTGTCGAGCGACTCCAGCAGGTCCTGTGAATACCGGGTGATGCGGAACGCCCACTCGGGCATCTCCTTGTCCACCACGGGCGAGTCGCAGCGCTCGCAGACGCCGTCCTTCACCTGCTCGTTGGCGATGACGGTGTGGCAGCCGGTGCACCAGTTCACCTTGCTGAAGCGGCGGTAGACGAGCCCGCGCTCCAGCATCTGGATGAAGAACCACTGGTTCCAGCGGTAGTACTCGGGCTTGCTGGTGTTGACCTCGCGGTCCCAGTCGTACGCGTACCCGAGGCTCTTTATCTCCTTCTTGAAGGAGGCGATGTTCTCCTCGGTGCGCACCGCCGGGTGCACGCCGTCCTTGATGGCGGCGTTCTCCGCCGGCAGGCCGAAGGCGTCCCAGCCCATGGGATGCAGCACGTCGAAGCCGCGCATCAGGAAGTAGCGCGCGTACACGTCACCGATGAGGTAGTTGCGCACATGCCCCATGTGCATCTTGCCACTGGGGTACGGCAGCATCTCGAGGACGTACTTCTTGGGGGCGCCGGGGCGCTTGCCTGCCCGGAAGATGCCCGCCTCGTCCCAGCGAGACTGCCATTTGCCTTCAATCGCCTGCGGCTCGTAACGCTCGTTCATCGCCATGTTCGAGGGGTCTCTTAAGGGAGGGCCGGCCTCCGGGGCAACACGTCTTTCCAGCCCCTCCGCCCGCTCCCCCGCTCCAGGGCGTCGGGCGGGCGGGCAGTGCCGGCGAAGCCCACCCAAAGGCGGCGCGCGTGCCGGGGCCGCACCGGCCTTGCGAGACTGCCGCCCCGCCAGGGTGGGCGCGTGACGCGAGCTGCCGTGGCCCCTACCGTGCAGGTGGGTCCACCGGGCCTCGCTGTCACATTCCGAGATGTATCACCGCAGCGGAGAATTCCTGCCTCTCTGCATTGACGGCCAATTTCTTGAATCCAGATATGTCGTTGACTCGGCAGCGTTCACGCGGTGACGATTCAAGTCCACGGCATCCTTAATCAGGGGGGGCCGTTCTTCCAACGCAGCGACGTGAGGACCGAATGACGCTGAGACGGGCGTTGATTCCGGGGTGCGTGATTGCACTCTTCTCCATGGAGACCCTGGCGCAGGACGCGAATAGCGCGCCGCCAGCCTCCGAACCACAGCCTCCCGCGGCCCAGGCACCCGCGACTCCAGCAGCGCCGCCAGCGGAGGCAGCCACTCCGGCCACCCCCGCTCCGGCGGCACAACCCACCGCGGCGGCTCCGGCCACGGGGCGCACCGTCAGGGGCCGGGTCGCCGACCGGCTGACGAACGAGGGCCTGCCCCTCGTGCGCGTCATCATCAAGGGCACCACCCAGGGCGTCGAGACGGAGCTGGACGGCACGTTCTCGCTGCCCAACGTGCCGGCGGGCCCGGTGACGCTGCTGTTCTCCAGCCAGGACTACGGCGAGCGCGAGGTGCGCGTCTCGGCCAACCAGGGCACGGTGGACGTCGGCCTCGACAACATCTTCTCCGAGGAGATGGTCGTCGTGGGCCGCGCGTCTGAAGTCGCGCGTAAGAACCTGGCCAACTCGGTGGCGTCGGTGAACGCCGAGGACCTCAACCGGGCCCCCGCGCAGACGGTGGACCAGGCGCTGTCCGGCAAGGTGGCCGGCGCCAACATCCAGGCCAACGGCGGCGCCCCGGGCGGCGGCATGCAGATGCGGCTGCGCGGCGTGTCCACCATCAACGGCTCCACCCAGCCGCTGTACGTCATCGACGGCGTGCTCGTCAGCGACGTGGCGATTGCCTCCGGCGTGTACGCCATCACCGAGTCCACGGGCGGCTCCAACCCGACGCCCACCCAGGACAACCAGGTCAACCGCATCGCGGACATCAACCCCAACGACATCGAGAGCATCGAGGTCCTCAAGGGCGCGTCCGCCGCCGCCATCTACGGCTCCAAGGCCGCCAACGGCGTGGTCATCATCAACACCAAGCGCGGCCGCGCGGGCGAGCCGAAGGTCGACGTCACCCAGCGCGTCGGCTTCTACTCGCTGGCCAACAAGATTGGCACCCGCCGCTTCGAGACCGTCGAGGAGGCGCAGGAGGCCTTCGGCGCCGTGGCCTCCGAGTACTACGTGCCCGGCCGCACGTATGACCACGAGTCGGCGCTGGCGGGCCGCCGTGACATCTCCACGGAGACGCTGGCCAGCGTGAGCGGCGCCGTCGGGAACACCAAGTACTTCGCCTCGGCGATGGTGAAGAACGACGAAGGCATCATCGCCAACACCGGCTACGAGAAGGAGTCGTTCCGCCTCAACCTGGGGCAGAACCTGGGCGAGGCGGTGGAGCTGAACGTCTCCACCAACCTCATCCACTCGCTGGGCCAGCGCGGCCTCACCAACAACGACAACCAGACCATCACCAACTACATGGTGATGCCGTACGCGCCCGAGTTCCTCTCGCTGGATCCGGACGCGCAGGGCGTGTACCCGCGCAACCCCTTCCTGGGGAACGAGTCCAACCCCCTGCAGACCGCGCGCCTGGTGAAGAACGACGAGGACGTGTGGCGCTTCATCGGCGCGGGTGACGCGACGGTCCACCTGTGGAAGACGGACGCGCAGCACCTGCGCCTGCTCGCCAACGCCGGCGTGGACCGCTTCCAGCAGGAGAACTCCATCTTCTTCCCGCCCGAGCTCAACTTCGAGGGAAGCGACGGCCTGCCGGGCTCGTCCCTGTTCGGTACCAGCCAGGTGCGCAACCTGAACGGTGGCCTGAACCTGGTGCACACCTACCGCCCCGAGTCGAAGTTCCTGTCGGCCACCACCTCCGGCGGTGTCCAGCTCGAGTCGCGCGACATCAACACGGTGTACGTCTCCAGCCAGTACCTCAACGCCGGCATGCAGAACGTGGACTCCGGCACGGTGGTGGACGTGCTGCAGAACCGGCAGCGCATCCTCGACCGCGGCTACTACGTGCAGGAGGAGGTGCTCATGCTGGACGAGCGCCTCACGCTGGTGGGCGCCATCCGTGGCGAGCAGAGCAGCGCCAACGGCAACGAGAACGCGCTGTACTTCTACCCGAAGCTGGCCACCGCCTACCGCATCCCCTCGTTCCACCCGAGCGTGAACGAGTTCAAGGTGCGCCTGGCCTACGGCGAGACGGGCAACCAGCCGCTG
This genomic interval carries:
- the mazG gene encoding nucleoside triphosphate pyrophosphohydrolase, whose translation is MGTPGAELERLVDIMRRLRAEGGCPWDREQDLRSLRPYLLEEAFEVLEEMDRVGYGGPLRPLCEELGDLLFQIVFHAQLGAEVGEFTMADVAKSISDKLVSRHPHVFGDLRGVEGAEQVLANWAKLKAEEKKRKTGSEGSVLDGVPVAAPALMRAERLTEKASRIGFDWPDLAGVRGKLAEELDELDEAIASGERDAIEHELGDVLFSLANLARFIKAPAEDALRMAIRRFTTRFQHIESELRAEGVPFGEATLAHMERHWQAAKVKEKALPPPARLPRAAITTVRLRVADLPAQRAFWDTVAPRLGWSTGRGGAEEAVYGDGVLRVVFQRGEAPSTGTALILEAPSARAVERLRAALEETRPGSVLQAREGRLDFRDPAGLVWEYTTSAG
- the rpsT gene encoding 30S ribosomal protein S20, whose protein sequence is MANTKSAEKRHRQSLKRRARNVTVRGEVKTAVKSAREALTTKAGNTADALKAASKALNKAASKGVLHKRTASRRISRLAKAATKAARA
- the lptE gene encoding LPS assembly lipoprotein LptE — translated: MSRPFGPESRRLWSGWVLGAWGACVAAGAGCGYRFVPKDAGLPEGINSVCAPIFGNETAEPTLETLFTRFLRQELTRVGRLSGTGACDARLEGTVLWIGNSPTIAGNYFRIAAQARLRLVKDGQILRETVVGGSEDYLLGSGDILEAEANKQAALDRLAELLMRDGYDRLASTW
- the leuS gene encoding leucine--tRNA ligase, whose amino-acid sequence is MAMNERYEPQAIEGKWQSRWDEAGIFRAGKRPGAPKKYVLEMLPYPSGKMHMGHVRNYLIGDVYARYFLMRGFDVLHPMGWDAFGLPAENAAIKDGVHPAVRTEENIASFKKEIKSLGYAYDWDREVNTSKPEYYRWNQWFFIQMLERGLVYRRFSKVNWCTGCHTVIANEQVKDGVCERCDSPVVDKEMPEWAFRITRYSQDLLESLDTLKEWPDRITSMQRNWIGRSDGAEADFRVQGHDASLRVFTTRIDTIFGCTYVVLAPDHKLVAQVTTPERRADVEAFSKRMAAQSKTERLGEDAEKEGVFTGAHAVNPFTGQPVPIWIANFVVSDYGTGAVMSVPAHDERDFAFARKYALPIQVVVQPATGDKLPEGAKLEAAYTEYGVLVDSGEYTGMTSEAARPAMAAKLEKDGRGRATVTYRQKDWGFSRQRYWGTPIPIVYCEKCDPQRHGIPVPVDQLPVRLPEIDTQAVLTGKGEPPLAKVASWVNTTCPKCGGPARREAETMDTFVDSCWYFARYLSPRYDAAPIDPKEAQRFLPVDIYVGGPEHAVMHLLYFRFWTRVMKLLGLSPVDEPVTRLITQGIVNGPDGRKMSKRWGNVVAPASIVQKYGADTARAYVLFAGPPERDFDWSDDQVEGVFRFLKRVWTLASTHHAAVAGATHAGPYEGKALETRRAAHKCLKRVGEAIERLSFNTAIAGIMECVNALYAVGTPETPAEKAAMAEAVRLLAVVLTPFAPHIADELAEAYGGQSLTVSEPWPDFDPALVVDDVIPYAVQVNGKLRAEVRVAADAAEADVRAAAEADEKVQAALAGKTVRKFVFVPKRLVNFVVG
- a CDS encoding SusC/RagA family TonB-linked outer membrane protein, translating into MTLRRALIPGCVIALFSMETLAQDANSAPPASEPQPPAAQAPATPAAPPAEAATPATPAPAAQPTAAAPATGRTVRGRVADRLTNEGLPLVRVIIKGTTQGVETELDGTFSLPNVPAGPVTLLFSSQDYGEREVRVSANQGTVDVGLDNIFSEEMVVVGRASEVARKNLANSVASVNAEDLNRAPAQTVDQALSGKVAGANIQANGGAPGGGMQMRLRGVSTINGSTQPLYVIDGVLVSDVAIASGVYAITESTGGSNPTPTQDNQVNRIADINPNDIESIEVLKGASAAAIYGSKAANGVVIINTKRGRAGEPKVDVTQRVGFYSLANKIGTRRFETVEEAQEAFGAVASEYYVPGRTYDHESALAGRRDISTETLASVSGAVGNTKYFASAMVKNDEGIIANTGYEKESFRLNLGQNLGEAVELNVSTNLIHSLGQRGLTNNDNQTITNYMVMPYAPEFLSLDPDAQGVYPRNPFLGNESNPLQTARLVKNDEDVWRFIGAGDATVHLWKTDAQHLRLLANAGVDRFQQENSIFFPPELNFEGSDGLPGSSLFGTSQVRNLNGGLNLVHTYRPESKFLSATTSGGVQLESRDINTVYVSSQYLNAGMQNVDSGTVVDVLQNRQRILDRGYYVQEEVLMLDERLTLVGAIRGEQSSANGNENALYFYPKLATAYRIPSFHPSVNEFKVRLAYGETGNQPLYGMKFNSMTATGNIEGAPGLVGSGIAGDPNIKPERQREIEAGVDALFFGGDLVAELTVYQRTISDLLLSRALAPSTGFTTQFFNGGSLRNRGVEAMVQVTPIRGAFEWTSSATFALNRSQVTDLPVPAFLTGGFGTGLGAFRIEQGASATQIVGNVVDENGNTQVRKIGDTEPDFRMGFSNTLRYQDFSLSFLFDWQQGSDILNLTRLLYDGAGTSPDFETAGRQRLIDRRRNAGVYIEDATFVKLREVTFMYNLPKQWVSAIPKVQSARLSISGRNLLTFSSYSGLDPEVSNFGNQAIARNIDVAPFPPSRSFWTSLDVGF